CTCCCACCGCTGAGCCGGTGCACGACGACGGCGCCGCGCCCCTTCCCGGGGTGCGGCGCCGTCGTCGTCCGCGGGGAGAGCACGCGAGACGCACACGGTCGGAGCACCGTCATCTCCCGCCCCGCCTGCGCCCCCGGGAGGGGGTGGGGACCTAAGATTGCGCTTATGGCGCGTCCTCCCCGACCCGAACGTAAATCAGAGCTCATGCACGACATCCTGCTGTACCTGCAGGACAAGTCGATCGCAGATCTCACCTTCCGCACCCTCGCCGACGGACTGGGCATCAGCAGCTACGTGCTGGTGTACCACTTCGGCTCCCGAGAAGAACTCATCTCCCAGATCGTGCACGCGATCGAGGCCCGGCCCTCCGAAGTGCTGGACCCGGAACTGGTCACCGCCGGACGGGAGGAGTTCGAAGCCTGGCTGCGGACCGCCTGGAAGGTGGGGCTGCGCGAGTACGGCATCCAGCTGCAGCGTCTGCATTTCGAAGCGGCCATGCAGGATTCCGTGCTGGACAAGCCCCGTGGCAACGGCGGCAAGCTGTACCACTCCTGGGTGGACGTGGTGCAGGAATGGCTCAGGAACCAGGGCCTGGGCGAGCCGGAGGCCCGCCGGACAGGGCGTCTGTTCGTGGCCACCCTGACGGGCCTGCGTTACGACGTGATCGTCACGGGTGAGCGCGAGGCTGCCACGGAGGCCTTTGAGCGGCTCCTGAAGTCGTTCTTCCTCACCATCGACTCGGAGCTGAAGCGCGGCGCCTGAAGGCCCGTCACACCGCCGTGCTCGTCTGTTGCGCCGTGTTACTCTGACGATCGTCACAAGAAAATCGCTGGAGAATTTCACTCGCACAGTGCTCCAGTGCCTGAAAAAGGGGAAACCATGAGCAAGACCATCGTCACGCGCGCCCTCGGCATCGTCGCCGTTCCGCTGCTGGCCGTGAGCCTGAGCGCCTGTGGCGGCCAGAGTGTCGCGGACGCCTGCTCCAAGCTGGACAGCGACATGAGCGGCATCAGCACCGAGCTGCAGTCCAACATGAGCAAGTTCGCGTCCGACCCGAAGGCCGCCGCAGAGGGCCTGAGCAAGTTCTCCGACAAGCTCGCCGAGAGCGTCAAGGGCGTCTCCAACCCGGA
This portion of the Arthrobacter woluwensis genome encodes:
- a CDS encoding TetR/AcrR family transcriptional regulator; this encodes MHDILLYLQDKSIADLTFRTLADGLGISSYVLVYHFGSREELISQIVHAIEARPSEVLDPELVTAGREEFEAWLRTAWKVGLREYGIQLQRLHFEAAMQDSVLDKPRGNGGKLYHSWVDVVQEWLRNQGLGEPEARRTGRLFVATLTGLRYDVIVTGEREAATEAFERLLKSFFLTIDSELKRGA